The genomic stretch CGACTCTATCGTTTCTGGTTTAACACCTGAGACGTTCATCCCGACAACGTATTTGTTCTCTTCAAACCTCTCTTTCACATGTATCCTAGCACCATTGAAAAATGCACCATTCCCCTTTGACGCAGAATAAATATCGCCGGTAAAGAGATCCATGACGACGCCATGTTCCACACCGCTTAATCTGTTCTGTCCTGCAAAGGCTATGGAGCAGCAGTAAAAAGGTATTCCGCGAAGAGCGTTTGTAGTCCCATCAACAGCATCCAGCACCACGTAACCTTCACTCCTACTGTTTGTTAAATCAACCTTTCCCGCTTCCTCTGCAATAATAATGCAATTCAACCCATGAGCCCTGATCGTATCCATTACAGCTCTCTCGGCAACTATGTCTATCTTTCTGGATATGTCACCGCCTGCCCCTATGCCGTACGATTCGTTAGCTTCCTCTGTTCCGAACAGACCACTAACCTGCGATCTTACTTTAGAACATGCTTCGACCAAAATTCTCTGAATGTCTGCCACGATGTGCATTAGCTCAAGCGTATAATAAATTTAAGCATAGTGAAATCTTATATTAATTGAACTGTATATTCACTATGTGAATAATAGGGGTTCCAAAAGACGCAAGAGCGTATTGTTTGAAAAACTCGTTCACAAAGTGGCTAGGAAGTGGGTTGGCGGATATTCTATGAAGGATGCTATCCAATCAGCGAAAGAAGCAAACGCTAAGGGGATGAACGCAATTCTCAACTACCTTGGGGAACATATGATGGATGACGAAGAGATCCAAGGTAATGTAAATGAATACGTAGCCTTACTGCAGGAAATGGACAAGTTGCATATCAATGGAAGCATATCACTGAAACTTACACAGATCGGACTTGATAGAGATCGTGATACATGTGAAAATAATATTTTGAAGATATTGGAACATGCAAGAAGGTCCAACAGGTTTGTGTGGCTTGACATGGAATCTTCCAATTATCTTAACGATACAACTGAGATCTACCTTGCCTTGTTGCAGCATTACGAGATGGTTGGCCTAGCATTTCAGGCTTACCTAAAACAAGGCACAAACTTGTTGCTTGAAATACTGATGCAGAATGGCAAGATAAGACTATGTAAAGGCGCATACAGCGAAGATTCTAGTGTGGTTTATCGCTCGAAGAGAATGGTCGACAAAAACTTCTTCAAGCTCATGAGGATACTTTTCGAAAGTAGCAATAACTTTGCAATCGCTACACATGATCAAGTAATGATAGATGAAGCAATAAAGCTTCATGAAAAATATGACAAGCAGTTTGAATTCCAGATGTTGAAAGGCGTCAGGGATGATATAAAACCGTTGCTAACAAAAAATGGCTTACTATTAAGCGAATATATACCATATGGCGAAAGGATAACAGCATACTCAATTCGAAGGATAAGGGAGAAACCAAGCAATATTCTTCTATTGGCAAGGTCCCTATTTTAACCACATACGGTCTGGCTCTGCTCCCGCATGAATAACGTTAGGTAATATTCACTTCCGGTTCCTTTTCCGCTTATTCCAGAGTACTTCCATCCTACAAATGGCTGACACGCAACCATTGCGCCAGTAGTTGCACTTCTCGCCCTATTCACATACACAACTCCTGCCTCGATTCTGTCAAGAAACTCCTGTATCTCATTTTGATCATTGCTGTATATGCCTGCTGTTAATCCATATTCAACATCGTTACACAACTTTATTGCCTCATCAAATTCCTTGTAATCGGTAACACACAAAATTGGTACGAACAACTCTTCCTTAAAGAGCATATGATCTTTTGGGAGCTTATCAACAATAGTTGGTTGAACGTAGTAACCATGCTTTAGATCACCATCGGTAACCACGTTTCCTCCAGTTAGTATCTTGCCATCACTCCTTGCAATCCCAACATACTTCTTGTATTTTTCATACGCGTTTTCATTTATCAATGGTCCCATAAAGTTGTTCTTGTTTAAAGGATTGCCAATCGTAAGAGATTCAGTCCTTTTCACCAGCCTAGCGATGAATTCGTCCTTCAAACTTTCGTGAACATATACGCGTGAGCACGCGCTGCACTTCTGTCCAGAGTATCCAAATGCTGCCTTTAGCACGCCGTCAACTGCCTTTTCCAGATCAGCGCTTTTTGTTACCAGTGCAGGGTTCTTGCCGCCCATTTCTGTGATCACAGGTTTTGGCTTCTTGGAATTAGCAGTCCGGTATATCCACATACCAACCTCCTTCGATCCTGTGAACACAATACCATCAACATCGTCGCTCTCAACTAGTGCTTTACCTACTACGCTACCTGAACCCGTTAGCAGATTAATGAC from Nitrososphaerales archaeon encodes the following:
- a CDS encoding inositol monophosphatase family protein, which gives rise to MADIQRILVEACSKVRSQVSGLFGTEEANESYGIGAGGDISRKIDIVAERAVMDTIRAHGLNCIIIAEEAGKVDLTNSRSEGYVVLDAVDGTTNALRGIPFYCCSIAFAGQNRLSGVEHGVVMDLFTGDIYSASKGNGAFFNGARIHVKERFEENKYVVGMNVSGVKPETIESLKPIMSKSNHLRHMGANALELCIFARGLMDCFIDLRNKIRVTDMAAAYLIVKEAGGILVSEDGKELESELDSSSRLSFIAAANRHVLDDLVQTAGLRLEI
- a CDS encoding L-glutamate gamma-semialdehyde dehydrogenase, whose product is MFDNESTFLRTLMQKGDEVFNARYEDAVLRVKEELGKTFSMIIDGKRITTGGAFAALSPIDTRIVVAHFPIGKEEHVKEAITAASKAFHKWRKIDYKERVKIFRKAADIMSQRKYELAALLSFENGKNRYEAIADVDEAIDFLRYYCEQMERNNGFVKQMNNAYPDERSKSVMKPYGVWGVISPFNFPIAITDGMCTGAMITGNTVVLKPASDTPLTSYRFCEILEEAGLPAGVINLLTGSGSVVGKALVESDDVDGIVFTGSKEVGMWIYRTANSKKPKPVITEMGGKNPALVTKSADLEKAVDGVLKAAFGYSGQKCSACSRVYVHESLKDEFIARLVKRTESLTIGNPLNKNNFMGPLINENAYEKYKKYVGIARSDGKILTGGNVVTDGDLKHGYYVQPTIVDKLPKDHMLFKEELFVPILCVTDYKEFDEAIKLCNDVEYGLTAGIYSNDQNEIQEFLDRIEAGVVYVNRARSATTGAMVACQPFVGWKYSGISGKGTGSEYYLTLFMREQSQTVCG
- a CDS encoding proline dehydrogenase family protein, whose amino-acid sequence is MNNRGSKRRKSVLFEKLVHKVARKWVGGYSMKDAIQSAKEANAKGMNAILNYLGEHMMDDEEIQGNVNEYVALLQEMDKLHINGSISLKLTQIGLDRDRDTCENNILKILEHARRSNRFVWLDMESSNYLNDTTEIYLALLQHYEMVGLAFQAYLKQGTNLLLEILMQNGKIRLCKGAYSEDSSVVYRSKRMVDKNFFKLMRILFESSNNFAIATHDQVMIDEAIKLHEKYDKQFEFQMLKGVRDDIKPLLTKNGLLLSEYIPYGERITAYSIRRIREKPSNILLLARSLF